A region of Patescibacteria group bacterium DNA encodes the following proteins:
- the metK gene encoding methionine adenosyltransferase, giving the protein MQKSKHYIFTSESVTEGHPDKVCDQVSDAVLDAIYKNDPYARVACECLTTTGLLVVAGEITTTTYVDVPGIARKVIRDIGYNDPAYGFDADSCGVITSIHEQSPDIAQGVVDGEGKKGEGAREVKGAGDQGLMFGYAIRETKELMPLPIMLAHKLARRLAQVRKEGVLPYLRPDGKTEVAVEYVNGKAVRLASVVIAAQHNPEVDEFTVQNDVVQKVIKPVCGKLFDRKTQVFVNATGKFVIGGPAGDTGLTGRKIIVDTYGGHGAHGGGCFSGKDPSKVDRSASYMARYVAKNIVAARLADRCEVQLAYVIGVKDPVSILVDTKGTGKVPDEKLAMAVREVFPLDPAGIIKHLKLRRPIYLKTAAYGHFGRLEPTFTWEKTDKVNQLKKRLK; this is encoded by the coding sequence ATGCAAAAGTCAAAACATTATATCTTTACTTCAGAATCAGTAACCGAGGGGCATCCGGACAAAGTCTGCGACCAGGTGTCTGACGCCGTGCTCGACGCGATTTATAAAAATGATCCCTATGCGCGCGTGGCGTGCGAATGTTTGACTACGACCGGGCTGTTGGTGGTCGCGGGAGAAATCACGACGACCACGTATGTAGATGTCCCCGGCATCGCGCGCAAAGTTATCCGTGATATCGGCTACAACGATCCTGCCTACGGATTCGATGCTGATTCTTGCGGCGTGATTACCTCCATACATGAGCAAAGCCCAGATATCGCGCAAGGCGTGGTGGACGGCGAAGGGAAAAAAGGAGAAGGCGCCAGGGAAGTGAAAGGCGCCGGCGACCAAGGGTTGATGTTTGGATATGCCATCAGGGAAACAAAAGAGCTTATGCCCCTTCCTATCATGCTCGCGCACAAGCTCGCGCGCCGCTTGGCGCAGGTGAGGAAGGAAGGAGTGCTTCCCTATTTGCGGCCTGACGGCAAGACAGAGGTGGCGGTTGAATATGTCAATGGTAAAGCAGTGCGACTTGCCTCGGTTGTCATTGCGGCGCAGCACAATCCCGAGGTGGATGAGTTTACCGTGCAGAATGATGTGGTGCAGAAAGTCATTAAGCCTGTATGCGGGAAATTGTTTGACCGAAAAACGCAAGTATTTGTAAATGCCACGGGAAAATTCGTGATTGGAGGCCCTGCGGGCGATACCGGTCTCACCGGAAGAAAAATCATCGTGGACACCTACGGCGGGCACGGGGCGCACGGCGGCGGTTGCTTCTCGGGCAAAGACCCTTCCAAGGTGGATCGCTCCGCTTCCTATATGGCGCGTTACGTTGCCAAGAATATCGTAGCCGCACGGCTCGCGGACCGCTGTGAAGTGCAGTTGGCCTATGTGATAGGGGTAAAAGACCCGGTGAGCATACTCGTGGATACCAAAGGAACAGGAAAAGTGCCTGATGAGAAACTCGCAATGGCAGTGCGCGAAGTGTTTCCCTTGGATCCCGCGGGGATTATCAAGCATCTCAAACTTCGCCGTCCCATATACCTCAAAACCGCTGCCTACGGCCACTTCGGCCGCTTGGAACCTACGTTTACATGGGAAAAGACGGATAAGGTTAATCAATTAAAGAAGAGGTTAAAATAG
- a CDS encoding NAD-dependent epimerase/dehydratase family protein, producing MSVFYVSGRPNIIVTGAAGFLGSHLVEMLLKSANVIGIDNFITGDERNIDTFLSDPHFEFIRHDLTVPIDVRVLPELKKFKAAVQGIQQVYHLACPTSPKEYNRIPIETLNANAYATKNMLDLAQQHKARFLFTSSSAVYGEPSENAPVPEKWWGYVDPVGPRSAYNEGKRFAEAICANYRNTYSMEVVIVRIFNTFGPRMKLNDGRLIPDLIRAAFRNEPLVINGDKNAISTFCYVTDMIDGILKAMEANMNQPVNLGSDDPKPIREVAEMIVRLAKSTSIIEYQPHLPYTSRQLTPDIGVARNELSWWPMVALEEGLSQTVEYMRSMTHVYDIERE from the coding sequence ATGTCCGTATTTTACGTTTCAGGGAGGCCAAATATTATTGTGACCGGCGCGGCAGGGTTTTTGGGATCGCATCTTGTCGAGATGCTTCTCAAAAGCGCGAACGTGATCGGCATAGATAATTTTATCACCGGAGACGAACGAAATATCGACACCTTCCTTTCTGACCCTCATTTTGAATTTATCCGCCATGATCTGACCGTGCCCATTGATGTGCGGGTATTGCCAGAGCTTAAAAAATTTAAAGCAGCGGTTCAAGGAATCCAGCAGGTCTATCACCTCGCATGCCCGACCTCGCCAAAAGAATATAACCGCATACCGATTGAGACGCTTAATGCCAATGCCTATGCCACTAAAAATATGCTTGACTTGGCACAGCAGCATAAGGCAAGATTCCTGTTCACCTCCTCGAGTGCGGTCTATGGCGAACCGAGCGAAAATGCCCCGGTGCCGGAGAAGTGGTGGGGGTACGTCGACCCTGTCGGGCCTCGTTCGGCGTATAATGAGGGAAAGCGTTTTGCCGAAGCGATCTGCGCCAATTACCGGAATACCTACAGCATGGAGGTGGTAATTGTGAGGATTTTCAATACGTTCGGGCCGCGGATGAAGCTCAATGACGGCCGTTTAATTCCTGATCTTATACGGGCGGCATTCAGGAACGAGCCGTTGGTGATCAATGGAGATAAAAATGCGATTTCGACATTTTGTTATGTCACCGACATGATCGATGGCATATTGAAAGCGATGGAGGCGAATATGAATCAGCCGGTGAATCTGGGAAGCGATGACCCAAAACCGATCCGTGAAGTCGCAGAGATGATAGTGCGCCTTGCGAAGTCTACATCTATCATTGAATATCAACCGCACTTGCCCTATACCTCCCGCCAGCTTACCCCTGATATTGGGGTTGCGCGCAATGAATTAAGCTGGTGGCCCATGGTGGCGCTGGAGGAGGGATTGAGCCAAACAGTCGAATATATGCGCTCCATGACGCATGTGTATGATATTGAAAGAGAGTAG